In bacterium, one genomic interval encodes:
- a CDS encoding TonB-dependent receptor: protein MYKMLVKNLIFLALFVTVAVVTGQETGVITGVVIDAKTKEYLAGVNVQILGTTRGTVADINGQYRLDKLAGGTYRLQFSLIGYAPLIKTDVIVTGNKPFRLNVAMEAESIEGDEVIVTAGYFEEQNQTKTSTANLSREEIRRFPGGFEDVVQTVATLPGVAVNGGGGRNDLLVRGGGPSENLYIVNGLEIPNINHFGTQGNNGGSLSFINLDFVDNVDFSTGGFSARYGDKMSSVTQLTLRSGRDDRIGGKGLISATQFGVNTEGPLGKSGNFIMSARRSYLDFIFKAAGFAFVPRYTDFNVIGQYEPSPRDKFTFLALTALDDVSKNNEKRKDRIFNSGLLDNEQFIQVVGASYQHNLEKGFWQATANVNFSGYRFSQKDTTLREYYNSRANEVETNASVQRYFVINKSMGILTGLSMKSVNNRNETVFGDTIVDRNGNRIPADSLGLAGLDETRASAYKYGGFTEMDWVVSPRLNANAGLRVDRYSALEKTTYVAPRLAFKYKISDKSNLKLSGGTYYQSPSYVWLVNPANKKLKALRNDMVVAGADRLLRPDVKLSIETYYKKYSHLPTGTQQGINDYIVITSTGTGFGGREDNFQSFGYTTLVSRATGKAFGVEMLLQKKFSDIPCYGQISITVGKSTVVAGNGKTYPNPFDQRFILNVSGGYKLNTKWEFSGKFRYFTGAPYTPVYRPQDNPVQPGVVQNLPDEYLSKRLGASHHLDLRADRYFNYEHWRLIIFMDVQNVYNYKVKTPPSYDFAEDKVTRGDRIGILPTIGISAEF from the coding sequence ATGTATAAAATGTTAGTAAAGAATTTAATTTTTTTAGCGTTGTTTGTTACCGTCGCTGTAGTCACTGGCCAAGAAACCGGTGTGATCACGGGCGTGGTCATTGACGCGAAAACCAAAGAGTATCTTGCCGGAGTGAATGTGCAGATACTGGGCACAACGCGCGGAACGGTAGCCGATATCAACGGGCAGTACCGGTTGGATAAATTGGCCGGTGGGACATACCGCCTGCAATTTTCACTGATCGGATATGCGCCGCTCATCAAGACCGATGTCATTGTCACGGGGAACAAGCCGTTTCGGCTCAATGTTGCAATGGAAGCGGAAAGTATCGAAGGCGACGAAGTGATCGTAACGGCGGGATATTTTGAAGAGCAAAATCAAACTAAGACGAGCACGGCTAATCTATCCCGTGAAGAAATACGGCGATTTCCCGGCGGTTTTGAAGACGTCGTGCAAACAGTGGCTACACTGCCCGGTGTGGCGGTCAATGGCGGCGGTGGACGCAATGATTTACTGGTGCGCGGCGGCGGTCCGTCAGAAAATTTGTATATCGTCAACGGGTTGGAAATTCCCAATATCAATCACTTTGGCACGCAGGGAAACAACGGCGGTTCGCTGAGTTTCATTAACCTGGATTTCGTGGATAATGTTGATTTTTCGACAGGCGGTTTTTCGGCACGGTACGGTGACAAGATGTCATCCGTCACACAACTTACATTGCGAAGCGGACGCGATGATCGTATCGGCGGTAAAGGGCTGATCTCGGCGACGCAATTTGGCGTCAACACCGAAGGACCATTGGGAAAAAGCGGAAACTTTATCATGTCGGCCCGACGGAGTTATCTGGATTTTATTTTCAAAGCCGCCGGATTTGCTTTCGTGCCGAGGTACACGGATTTTAATGTGATCGGTCAATACGAACCATCGCCGCGTGATAAATTCACTTTTCTCGCATTGACGGCACTTGATGATGTGAGTAAAAATAATGAAAAACGGAAAGATCGTATTTTTAATTCCGGGCTTCTTGATAATGAACAATTCATACAAGTCGTCGGTGCCAGTTACCAGCACAACCTTGAAAAAGGATTTTGGCAGGCTACAGCCAATGTCAATTTTTCAGGATATCGTTTTTCACAAAAAGATACGACGCTGCGCGAATATTATAACAGCCGTGCCAACGAAGTGGAAACGAATGCTTCCGTTCAGCGGTATTTTGTGATTAATAAATCCATGGGTATTTTGACCGGATTGAGTATGAAATCCGTCAATAATCGCAATGAAACCGTATTTGGTGATACGATCGTGGATCGCAACGGTAATCGTATACCCGCGGATTCGCTGGGCCTAGCGGGATTGGATGAAACACGTGCGTCAGCGTATAAATACGGCGGGTTTACGGAAATGGATTGGGTCGTGTCGCCGCGCCTCAATGCTAATGCAGGTTTACGCGTAGATCGGTACTCGGCTTTGGAAAAAACAACGTATGTTGCTCCGCGTTTGGCATTCAAATATAAAATATCGGACAAATCCAATCTTAAATTGAGCGGCGGAACCTATTATCAATCGCCATCGTACGTATGGTTAGTCAATCCGGCTAATAAAAAACTCAAAGCATTGCGCAACGACATGGTCGTAGCGGGTGCGGACCGTTTATTGCGTCCGGATGTGAAGTTATCCATTGAGACATATTACAAAAAGTACAGTCATCTGCCGACCGGAACACAACAAGGTATCAATGATTATATCGTCATTACAAGCACCGGCACCGGGTTTGGTGGGCGCGAAGATAATTTTCAATCCTTCGGATATACGACGTTGGTTTCGCGTGCAACTGGAAAAGCGTTTGGTGTCGAAATGTTACTTCAAAAGAAATTTTCTGACATACCATGTTACGGTCAAATCAGTATTACGGTGGGTAAAAGTACAGTGGTAGCGGGTAACGGTAAAACCTATCCCAATCCGTTTGATCAGCGCTTTATTTTAAATGTTTCCGGCGGTTATAAATTGAATACCAAATGGGAATTCAGCGGTAAGTTTCGCTATTTTACCGGCGCTCCGTATACACCGGTTTATCGTCCTCAGGATAATCCCGTGCAACCGGGTGTCGTTCAAAATCTTCCGGATGAGTACCTTTCCAAACGTCTGGGAGCGAGCCATCATCTGGACTTACGCGCGGATCGGTATTTTAATTATGAACATTGGCGGCTTATTATTTTTATGGACGTACAAAATGTATATAACTACAAAGTCAAAACGCCGCCGTCGTACGATTTCGCGGAGGATAAAGTGACCCGTGGTGATCGCATAGGGATACTGCCTACGATCGGTATCAGTGCTGAATTTTAA
- a CDS encoding cyclodeaminase/cyclohydrolase family protein, with product MLIEKKVTEFLDELASSAPAPGGGSVAALAAALGTALTAMVAQLTIGKKKYADVEPIMQEISRKAETLRRDATALIDKDTIAFNAVMAAFAMPKETDEQKQARASAIESATQNATRIPLDVMKLCAAAIGLTHTVVTRGNTNALSDGGVGALMLQAACRGAYYNVMINLGGLKDAAFVSATQSEAQITMKTVDDAALAISQHVGNQFGV from the coding sequence ATGCTGATCGAAAAAAAAGTAACAGAATTTTTAGATGAATTGGCCTCGTCGGCGCCTGCGCCCGGGGGAGGCAGTGTAGCCGCGTTGGCCGCGGCTCTGGGGACGGCACTCACAGCGATGGTCGCGCAGCTTACGATCGGAAAAAAGAAATATGCCGATGTCGAACCTATCATGCAGGAGATCAGCCGTAAAGCGGAAACCCTGCGCCGTGATGCAACAGCCCTGATTGATAAAGATACGATTGCATTTAATGCCGTGATGGCCGCATTTGCCATGCCCAAAGAAACCGACGAACAAAAACAAGCGCGCGCGTCGGCCATCGAAAGTGCGACACAAAACGCAACGCGTATTCCTCTGGATGTTATGAAGTTGTGCGCAGCCGCAATCGGGTTGACCCATACGGTCGTTACGCGCGGCAATACTAACGCCCTCAGCGACGGCGGCGTCGGTGCGCTGATGCTGCAGGCCGCTTGCCGCGGTGCTTATTATAATGTGATGATCAATTTGGGCGGACTCAAGGATGCGGCATTTGTATCGGCGACCCAATCGGAAGCGCAAATTACCATGAAAACCGTGGATGATGCGGCGCTTGCGATCAGTCAACACGTAGGCAATCAGTTCGGCGTATGA
- a CDS encoding DUF4442 domain-containing protein, with protein sequence MQTEGRNAIHRQWLFLNKLPLGALIFSCFVNRYIPYTGSISARVLELKPGYARVLLRDRRKVRNHLRSIHAIALANLAEYTGNLALVCGLPEDARFIVKNIAVDYQKKARGTLVGECQTEIVATAETRDISVRVDIRDQDGDTVATGLLLTRIGPKK encoded by the coding sequence ATGCAAACTGAAGGACGCAACGCTATACACCGTCAATGGTTATTTTTGAATAAACTTCCATTGGGTGCCTTGATATTCAGTTGTTTTGTCAACCGCTACATACCCTACACCGGGAGCATATCAGCCCGCGTTTTAGAACTCAAACCCGGTTATGCGCGTGTTTTATTACGGGATCGGCGTAAAGTGCGCAACCATCTGCGTTCGATACATGCCATTGCTCTTGCTAACCTCGCGGAATACACCGGCAATCTTGCGTTGGTATGCGGATTACCGGAGGATGCGCGTTTTATCGTAAAAAATATCGCGGTGGATTATCAAAAAAAGGCACGGGGTACACTTGTTGGAGAATGCCAAACCGAGATCGTGGCGACAGCCGAAACGCGCGACATCTCCGTACGGGTTGATATCCGTGACCAAGACGGAGACACCGTAGCCACCGGTTTATTACTTACGCGCATCGGTCCTAAAAAATAG
- a CDS encoding response regulator transcription factor, translated as MEQPAPIACILIADDHAIVRKGLAETVLERYPRCHITHASNADELIGCIQTEIFDVALMDISMPGVTGLEALKQVRMIRPQLPVLILTAYPESQYAERAIRLGAMGYINKSVASDELVEAIRTVKAGKKFITKAVAMILAEKDTGADEPHTNLSDREYEVMRLIAQGLSPKEIGEALSISPKTVNSMRDRILEKMNLTSNAEIIRYAIQKKLVE; from the coding sequence ATGGAACAGCCCGCTCCCATAGCTTGCATTCTTATTGCTGATGATCACGCTATCGTACGCAAAGGCCTTGCCGAAACGGTACTAGAACGTTATCCGCGTTGCCACATCACACACGCGTCGAATGCCGACGAATTAATTGGCTGCATTCAGACGGAAATATTTGATGTCGCGTTGATGGACATTTCGATGCCAGGTGTCACGGGATTAGAAGCACTCAAACAGGTGCGTATGATAAGACCTCAATTACCGGTTCTGATACTAACGGCTTATCCGGAAAGCCAATACGCCGAACGTGCGATTCGCCTAGGCGCTATGGGATATATCAATAAATCCGTCGCATCGGACGAGCTGGTCGAAGCAATTCGTACAGTAAAGGCCGGAAAAAAATTTATCACCAAAGCTGTAGCCATGATCCTAGCTGAAAAAGATACCGGAGCGGATGAACCCCATACCAATCTATCGGATCGTGAATACGAGGTTATGCGCTTGATCGCACAAGGATTGTCACCCAAAGAGATCGGTGAAGCACTCAGCATCAGCCCCAAAACGGTTAATTCGATGCGAGACCGTATTCTTGAAAAAATGAATCTAACATCTAATGCCGAAATTATCCGCTACGCCATTCAAAAAAAATTAGTCGAGTAA
- a CDS encoding response regulator transcription factor → MRILIADDSALVYDRLSSLIHELHKNLELVGHAETAPDTIRQAIMQKPDVVILDIKMPGGNGIEVLKQLKSEPKPPVIIMFTQYPYPQFRDRCLQYGADYFFDKTSEFDRIGDVLEKIAMN, encoded by the coding sequence GTGCGAATACTGATTGCAGATGATTCAGCGCTAGTGTATGATCGCCTTTCATCATTAATACATGAGTTGCATAAAAATCTGGAATTAGTCGGTCATGCGGAAACGGCGCCTGATACAATTCGACAGGCTATCATGCAAAAACCGGATGTAGTAATTTTGGACATTAAGATGCCCGGAGGGAACGGCATCGAAGTCCTTAAACAACTAAAATCCGAGCCAAAACCGCCGGTTATTATTATGTTTACACAGTACCCTTATCCACAGTTTAGGGATCGTTGCCTCCAATATGGAGCCGACTATTTTTTTGACAAAACCAGCGAATTTGATCGTATCGGTGATGTCCTCGAAAAAATCGCGATGAATTGA
- the plsY gene encoding glycerol-3-phosphate 1-O-acyltransferase PlsY, giving the protein MISLLAILIIAYLLGSISPSILISRWIKGVDIRTYGSGNAGMTNAIRLLGGRWGAVVAIIDILKGLISSLWLTDALYSAFDATPLEITLVRILAAIAAVAGHIWTIFFGFKGGKGVLTMAGAVLGVAPLPVGICFATFILIFALTRYVSLGSIIGSWVFPIVVFIQRFVLQLPVSDYLLGFSLFVMALITFTHRENIRRLMRGEEKKFGAAKPVTPNQAV; this is encoded by the coding sequence ATGATTTCACTCTTAGCAATACTTATAATAGCTTATCTCCTAGGCTCAATCAGTCCGAGTATTCTAATATCCCGTTGGATAAAAGGTGTGGATATTCGCACCTACGGTAGCGGCAATGCAGGTATGACCAATGCGATCCGATTGCTCGGGGGACGCTGGGGAGCTGTCGTCGCCATTATTGATATTCTCAAAGGTCTGATCTCATCGTTGTGGCTTACTGATGCCTTATACTCTGCATTTGATGCGACACCGTTGGAGATCACTCTGGTACGAATCTTAGCGGCTATCGCCGCTGTTGCCGGGCATATATGGACCATATTTTTCGGATTCAAAGGCGGAAAAGGCGTTTTAACCATGGCCGGCGCAGTATTGGGTGTAGCACCGTTACCTGTCGGTATTTGTTTCGCAACATTTATTCTGATTTTTGCGCTCACACGCTATGTTTCCCTGGGCTCAATCATCGGTTCATGGGTTTTTCCAATCGTTGTTTTTATCCAGCGTTTTGTGTTACAACTACCTGTTTCCGATTACTTGTTGGGTTTTAGTCTCTTTGTCATGGCGCTCATCACTTTTACTCACCGCGAAAATATACGGCGTTTGATGCGAGGCGAAGAAAAAAAATTCGGCGCTGCAAAACCCGTTACCCCCAATCAGGCTGTCTGA
- a CDS encoding SpoIIE family protein phosphatase has translation MEPMDKPLDKQSLIKGEVQDDVDRKLLELSALFEISQLLNSSLNLTSIVDNILLSPMGRMMINKGLFLLHRGDHQYEIFTLKGLSRDLIGKKISITEIPQKSFLLDEVSDAPYPWLSFFTQYDMKLIVPIVLRNDMLGLVAFGKKLIGGPYIESEIEFLSSIANIAATSIQNGIVFEELRSVNARLDKKIQELHTLFDIGKELNATLDAQKVVKLLSYGLMGEMMVNRFAILVRRHDGVEYAEKRGLARLQLDDTQTSLVFNYSQPAVVTDDEHSELQHALQNQDIIAIVPMRSQDRTKGVLLLGPKISGKGFTKEELDFVFTLGNQAMISLENAWLFEDSLERKRLEEELELARKIQMGLLPKDFPKLNNFEVYGLNISSKQVGGDYFDVLKIDETHYIIAIADVSGKGVPASLLMSNVQASLLALSTEVSDFSKLVYKVNNIIYANTDSEKFITFFGGVLDIEKRTFTYVNAGHNPPYWRKTDGTLHTLDKGGLLLGMLPDMPYEQETITLSPGEGIVMFTDGVTEAMNEKLDQYDESRLEALIKTHPKITAKECTEKIAAEVKAFAGAAPQSDDITVVILHAI, from the coding sequence ATGGAACCGATGGACAAGCCGCTGGATAAACAATCCCTCATCAAAGGCGAGGTGCAGGATGACGTGGATCGCAAACTGCTGGAACTGTCTGCGCTTTTTGAAATAAGTCAGTTGCTCAATTCTTCCCTCAATCTGACTTCGATCGTAGATAATATCTTGCTCTCACCGATGGGCCGCATGATGATCAATAAAGGTCTTTTTTTGCTGCATCGCGGTGATCATCAGTATGAAATATTTACCCTCAAAGGTTTATCCCGCGATCTGATCGGAAAAAAAATAAGCATCACCGAGATACCGCAAAAATCTTTTCTCCTCGATGAGGTTTCCGACGCGCCGTATCCGTGGCTTTCGTTTTTTACGCAGTACGACATGAAGCTGATCGTGCCGATCGTTTTGCGCAACGATATGCTTGGGTTGGTCGCTTTCGGAAAAAAATTGATCGGTGGTCCGTACATCGAAAGCGAGATCGAATTTTTATCGTCCATCGCCAATATTGCCGCCACCAGCATTCAAAACGGTATTGTGTTCGAAGAGTTACGATCGGTCAATGCGCGCTTAGATAAAAAAATACAAGAACTGCACACCCTTTTTGACATCGGCAAGGAACTCAACGCCACGTTAGATGCGCAGAAGGTCGTCAAATTGCTTTCCTACGGGCTTATGGGTGAAATGATGGTTAATCGTTTCGCGATTTTGGTGCGTCGCCATGACGGTGTCGAATATGCCGAAAAACGGGGCCTTGCCCGATTGCAGCTCGATGACACCCAGACGTCGCTGGTATTCAATTATTCGCAACCGGCGGTGGTGACGGATGACGAGCACAGCGAACTGCAGCACGCTCTTCAAAATCAGGATATTATCGCAATTGTTCCGATGCGAAGCCAGGATCGCACAAAAGGTGTTCTGCTTCTTGGCCCTAAAATTTCCGGAAAAGGATTTACTAAAGAAGAATTAGATTTTGTTTTTACGCTGGGTAATCAGGCGATGATTTCGCTTGAAAACGCATGGCTTTTCGAAGATTCACTGGAGCGTAAACGACTGGAAGAGGAACTCGAACTTGCACGCAAAATTCAGATGGGCTTGTTACCTAAAGATTTTCCAAAACTGAACAATTTTGAAGTGTACGGTTTGAATATTTCATCCAAACAAGTCGGTGGCGATTACTTTGATGTGCTCAAAATCGATGAAACGCATTATATCATAGCGATCGCGGATGTGAGCGGTAAAGGCGTACCGGCTTCGCTTTTGATGAGCAATGTGCAGGCCAGTTTGCTGGCGCTCAGTACCGAAGTCAGTGATTTTAGCAAGCTTGTCTATAAGGTAAATAATATCATTTACGCGAATACCGATTCCGAAAAATTTATCACGTTTTTTGGCGGTGTACTGGATATCGAAAAACGTACGTTTACATATGTCAATGCAGGGCACAATCCGCCGTATTGGCGGAAAACGGATGGGACGTTACATACACTGGATAAAGGCGGTTTACTTTTGGGTATGTTGCCCGACATGCCGTATGAACAAGAAACGATCACGCTTTCACCCGGTGAAGGCATCGTCATGTTTACCGATGGCGTGACGGAAGCGATGAACGAAAAGTTGGATCAATATGACGAATCGCGCCTTGAAGCATTGATCAAGACGCATCCGAAGATAACGGCCAAAGAATGTACGGAAAAAATTGCCGCTGAAGTCAAAGCCTTTGCCGGTGCGGCGCCGCAGTCAGACGATATCACCGTTGTTATCCTCCATGCTATTTAA
- a CDS encoding response regulator transcription factor: MRILIIDDSELIRERLKTLITEECRDVFIETEARAAQALESVSTIRPDVVILDIKMRDGSGVGVLTQIKNLSSPPIVIMFTQHPYPQFKSRCIFYGADFFLDKSTDMDQIPAIIVNLGKTQRLNGRISDSPGGFRHTQI, translated from the coding sequence ATGCGCATACTGATCATAGATGATTCGGAGCTTATACGAGAGCGTTTAAAAACGTTGATTACGGAGGAATGCCGGGATGTTTTTATAGAAACTGAAGCCCGTGCCGCACAAGCGTTAGAATCCGTAAGCACAATACGTCCTGACGTTGTCATACTGGACATCAAAATGCGGGATGGCAGCGGCGTCGGTGTTTTGACTCAGATCAAAAACCTGTCTTCACCCCCGATTGTTATCATGTTTACGCAACATCCGTATCCTCAATTTAAAAGCCGATGCATATTTTATGGTGCCGATTTTTTTCTTGATAAATCTACGGACATGGATCAAATCCCTGCAATCATTGTGAATCTGGGAAAAACTCAACGCTTGAATGGTCGTATCAGTGATTCGCCCGGCGGCTTTCGGCATACACAGATTTAG
- a CDS encoding N-acetylmuramoyl-L-alanine amidase, which produces MKKIDFLDWSLDAWFLALCLMLCLTCMAFSCSLNAQEKDTVILRDSAVTEGDSVDTFNATVQNVVNETRRIVKRRAQAASRFLNERYIIVIDPGHGGTKYIDKGNSAKLDGIEYHEKDMMFEYAQLVEKKLAAAGYEGLRKTKEAADDSSLSIYTRAGRAAKFGKDAGKKVLFVSLHWNNFEDPSVGGTEIYIKESQNYKSRKLAEFLRGSMSHILQMHGAGQNITGIVERDYRVLREMDTGVLIEIGYASNPGDLRKMLSQKDEIATAIVNGIDAFAEYMQEQEAQKQMPNDDPKKAAEDAKLAEIPSIPFGWSWRKKDISADVDHLMKRYDGMYEKVTTEKEIYLTFDCGWENGYTPKILDVLKANEVKAAFFITGGYLKSAEDVVARMVQEGHIVGNHSVNHLSMPQLKVREMKREILGLEQDFYDLFEMKMNYFRPPSGEWSRRSLAVTQALGYKTVFWSFAYDDWDVQAQHGRDYAYKKITQNVRPGVIILLHAVSKDNFEALDAVIKDLRKDGYVFKSLDEIK; this is translated from the coding sequence ATGAAGAAAATCGATTTTTTAGATTGGTCACTTGACGCTTGGTTTTTAGCGTTATGTTTGATGTTGTGTTTAACATGTATGGCCTTCAGTTGTTCATTGAACGCACAGGAAAAAGACACGGTTATTTTGCGCGACTCCGCTGTAACCGAGGGCGACAGCGTGGACACGTTTAATGCCACAGTACAGAATGTGGTGAATGAAACTCGACGTATCGTCAAACGACGCGCCCAAGCCGCATCGCGTTTTCTGAACGAACGCTACATCATCGTCATTGACCCAGGCCATGGCGGCACAAAGTACATAGACAAAGGGAATTCGGCCAAATTGGATGGCATCGAATACCACGAAAAAGACATGATGTTTGAATATGCACAGCTAGTGGAGAAAAAATTAGCCGCGGCAGGATATGAAGGACTGCGAAAAACGAAAGAAGCGGCGGATGATTCGTCGCTATCCATTTACACGCGTGCCGGTCGTGCGGCCAAATTCGGAAAAGATGCAGGCAAAAAAGTTCTTTTTGTCAGCCTCCACTGGAATAATTTTGAAGATCCTTCGGTCGGCGGTACGGAGATATATATCAAAGAAAGTCAAAATTACAAAAGTCGTAAATTGGCGGAATTTCTGCGCGGTTCGATGAGTCATATTTTACAAATGCACGGTGCCGGTCAAAATATTACGGGTATCGTCGAACGCGATTATCGTGTGCTGCGCGAAATGGATACCGGTGTTTTGATCGAAATCGGGTACGCAAGCAACCCCGGCGACCTCCGAAAGATGCTGTCACAAAAAGACGAGATTGCCACCGCTATTGTCAATGGCATTGATGCGTTTGCGGAATATATGCAGGAACAAGAGGCGCAAAAACAAATGCCCAATGATGATCCCAAAAAAGCGGCTGAGGATGCCAAGTTAGCCGAAATCCCGAGCATCCCGTTTGGATGGTCCTGGCGCAAAAAAGATATTAGCGCCGATGTGGATCATCTGATGAAACGTTACGACGGGATGTACGAAAAGGTCACCACTGAAAAAGAAATTTACCTGACGTTTGACTGCGGTTGGGAAAACGGCTATACGCCGAAAATATTAGATGTGCTGAAAGCCAACGAAGTCAAGGCCGCGTTTTTCATTACCGGCGGATATTTGAAGTCGGCAGAGGATGTCGTGGCGCGTATGGTGCAGGAAGGTCATATCGTCGGCAATCATTCTGTCAACCACCTCAGCATGCCGCAGCTCAAAGTGCGGGAGATGAAGCGGGAGATTCTTGGTTTAGAGCAGGATTTTTATGATCTTTTTGAAATGAAAATGAATTATTTCCGTCCGCCCAGCGGCGAATGGAGTCGTCGTTCGCTGGCCGTGACCCAGGCGCTGGGATATAAGACCGTATTTTGGTCGTTTGCGTACGATGATTGGGATGTGCAGGCACAACATGGGCGGGATTATGCATACAAAAAAATCACCCAAAATGTTCGCCCCGGCGTCATTATTCTGTTGCATGCGGTATCAAAGGATAATTTTGAAGCATTAGACGCCGTGATCAAAGATCTGCGCAAAGACGGTTATGTATTTAAGAGTTTGGATGAAATCAAATAA
- the ubiE gene encoding bifunctional demethylmenaquinone methyltransferase/2-methoxy-6-polyprenyl-1,4-benzoquinol methylase UbiE, translated as MGTHDQTADAVLPKPEEKKQYVRAMFDGVASKYDFLNHLLSLGIDIYWRRRALKLINFSMNPKLLDLATGTGDVAIMAIRMGAQHVYGVDLSEGMLAYGRKKIEKEKMTDAIDMICGEGERIPMEDACVDASTIAFGIRNVVDIPQTLREMARVTKTSGMIVVLEFSQPQWPVMKQLYQFYFTQVLPRIGSLFSKDKKAYHYLPASVMRFPARDEFAHMMEQAGYTNVRHFDMTLGIVTVYSGIKL; from the coding sequence ATGGGTACACATGATCAAACGGCGGATGCCGTACTCCCCAAACCGGAAGAAAAAAAACAATACGTACGCGCCATGTTTGACGGCGTGGCGTCAAAGTATGACTTTCTCAATCATTTATTGAGTCTCGGTATTGATATTTATTGGCGCCGTCGTGCCCTGAAACTGATCAATTTTTCGATGAATCCGAAATTGCTGGATTTAGCCACCGGCACGGGCGATGTGGCGATCATGGCTATACGTATGGGTGCGCAACATGTGTACGGTGTGGATTTATCGGAAGGGATGTTGGCCTACGGGCGAAAAAAAATCGAAAAAGAAAAAATGACGGATGCGATCGATATGATCTGTGGTGAGGGCGAACGCATACCGATGGAAGATGCGTGTGTGGACGCTTCGACGATCGCTTTCGGCATTCGTAATGTCGTGGATATCCCGCAAACGCTGCGCGAAATGGCGCGTGTGACCAAAACATCGGGCATGATCGTGGTGCTCGAGTTTTCCCAACCGCAATGGCCGGTGATGAAGCAGTTGTACCAATTCTACTTTACGCAAGTTCTTCCGCGCATTGGTTCTCTCTTTTCCAAAGATAAAAAGGCGTATCATTATTTGCCGGCGTCGGTGATGCGTTTCCCGGCACGTGACGAGTTTGCTCACATGATGGAACAAGCCGGCTATACCAACGTTCGTCATTTTGATATGACGCTGGGTATCGTGACAGTTTATTCCGGCATCAAATTGTAA
- a CDS encoding LPXTG cell wall anchor domain-containing protein has protein sequence MNLDTILFFIVVVGLLSFTFLIYIGRKRKKSIGARKERIKNQWRNRLEE, from the coding sequence ATGAATTTAGATACGATACTTTTTTTTATTGTCGTTGTCGGACTGTTGTCGTTTACGTTTTTGATTTATATCGGTCGTAAAAGAAAAAAAAGTATAGGCGCGCGTAAAGAACGCATCAAAAACCAATGGCGTAACCGCCTTGAGGAATGA